In one window of Tachypleus tridentatus isolate NWPU-2018 chromosome 2, ASM421037v1, whole genome shotgun sequence DNA:
- the LOC143243920 gene encoding uncharacterized protein LOC143243920, protein MMESQLRLVVFIIILFFFSFVFGLCPYRCQCNEKSLVAVCHEAKLDVVPITLNPDLRELHLGKNNIKSIMSAFTVYHNLEYLDMTGNHLVTLGRSNFERQYRLQIILLGDNAISSLEHMAFFGLYSLQILKLPGNLIHEVPGGIFKDLLSLEVLDLSKNSIATISRDAFAGLKKIKILLLRENKLMQIPKATFKFIPHLISLDLGLNTFLSVKDYVFSDLMELQTLKLDSCKIREVHKYTFNGLKRLTNVLLQDNMLNSIPTEALSNLKTLQSLQIGQNNFSKIQANAFYGLKNLRSVIITSAPLLERIENYAFLRNKQLQNIVINDNKQLRYLGDKTFSSLTSLRSISLRGNDFHTLPVKLLPWQNLESFNVLDNPFVCNCSLLWLLRLLQNFNYSIHVDPEVTHITCETPTFLRELLLKDLTPEELGCYTSKTQKILIWTFVVAGLVIILIIVILLWYRQKVVNDLKIKCSNSLSDSHFDARYGQDNLRHGRTPEKEWMVKIEKDSYLGRLV, encoded by the coding sequence ATGATGGAATCTCAACTCAGACTTGTGgttttcatcattattttgttcttcttcagttttgtttttgggTTGTGTCCTTATCGGTGCCAGTGTAATGAGAAGAGCTTAGTGGCTGTTTGCCATGAGGCAAAACTGGATGTGGTGCCCATCACTCTGAACCCAGACCTACGGGAACTACATCTGggaaagaataatattaaaagcatCATGTCAGCTTTTACTGTTTACCATAACCTTGAATATTTAGATATGACCGGAAACCATTTGGTAACTTTAGGTAGAAGCAACTTTGAACGTCAATATAGACTTCAAATTATTCTTCTTGGAGACAACGCGATTTCATCTTTGGAGCACATGGCATTCTTCGGTCTTTATTCCttgcaaattttaaaattaccagGGAATTTAATCCATGAAGTTCCAGGTGGTATCTTTAAAGATTTACTGAGCCTTGAAGTGTTAGATTTATCTAAAAATAGTATTGCCACCATATCAAGAGATGCCTTTGCtgggttaaaaaaaataaaaattttgttacttcGAGAAAACAAGCTAATGCAGATCCCCAAGGCAACTTTCAAGTTTATTCCTCATCTAATAAGTTTGGATTTAggtcttaacacttttctttCGGTCAAAGATTACGTGTTTTCCGATCTTATGGAATTACAAACGTTGAAATTGGACAGTTGCAAAATTCGTGAGGTCCATAAATATACATTCAACGGACTTAAGCGTCTTACTAATGTTTTACTTCAAGACAACATGTTGAATTCCATCCCAACTGAAGCTTTGAGCAACTTAAAAACTCTACAAAGTCTTCAAATTGGCCAAAATAACTTCAGCAAAATCCAAGCCAATGCATTTTATGGTTTGAAAAATCTCCGTTCAGTCATCATTACTAGTGCGCCGCTATTAGAGAGAATAGAAAACTATGCTTTCTTACGCAACAAGCAGTTACAAAATATAGTTATAAACGACAACAAACAACTCCGCTATTTGGGagataaaacattttcatctctCACTTCCCTTCGTTCCATTAGTCTTCGAGGTAATGACTTTCACACTCTTCCCGTGAAATTACTTCCTTGGCAAAACTTAGAAAGTTTTAACGTACTAGATAATCCATTTGTGTGCAATTGTAGTCTTTTGTGGTTATTACGTTTACTGCAGAACTTCAATTACTCCATTCACGTTGATCCTGAGGTTACACACATTACTTGCGAGACTCCGACTTTTTTACGTGAATTATTACTGAAAGATTTGACCCCAGAGGAATTAGGGTGCTACACATCCAAAacacaaaaaattttaatatggaCGTTTGTGGTGGCTGGTctggtaattattttaattattgtgataCTTCTATGGTACCGCCAGAAGGTGGTCAACGATCTCAAGATTAAGTGCAGCAACAGCTTGTCCGACTCACATTTTGATGCCAGATATGGCCAGGATAATTTGAGGCATGGGCGAACCCCTGAGAAGGAATGGATGGTGAAGATAGAGAAGGATTCATACCTAGGAAGGCTCGTTTAA